One stretch of Natranaerovirga pectinivora DNA includes these proteins:
- the aroC gene encoding chorismate synthase: MAGSNFGDLFKISTWGESHGKALGVVVDGCPAGLELTEEDIQIDLNKRKPGQSSFATPRKESDQVEILSGVFEGKTTGTPISLVIFNQDQRSKDYSNIKDVYRPGHSDFVYDNKYGFRDYRGSGRASGRETSGRVAAGAIAKKLLASLGVEITAYTSSVGPISINRDKFDKSEILKNPFYMPDVDASKEAEQYLIDIMKDQNSSGGTIECIVNNVPKGLGEPVFDKCDALLAKAIMSIGAVKAVEIGSGTNASKMTGFEHNDFYDIESDNVVKQTNNAGGIVGGITDGSQIFLKATIKPTPSIEKTQPTINSFGEKIDINIHGRHDPIIVPRAVVVVEAMVALTLVDLLLKSMTSRMDLIKKVFN; this comes from the coding sequence ATGGCAGGTTCAAATTTCGGAGATTTATTTAAAATCTCTACTTGGGGAGAATCCCACGGAAAAGCTCTAGGCGTTGTTGTAGATGGATGTCCAGCAGGTCTTGAGTTAACTGAAGAAGATATTCAAATTGACTTAAACAAAAGAAAACCTGGTCAATCATCTTTTGCAACACCAAGAAAAGAAAGTGATCAAGTTGAAATATTATCTGGTGTATTTGAAGGTAAAACCACAGGAACACCTATATCCTTAGTTATATTTAACCAAGATCAACGCTCTAAAGATTATTCAAATATAAAAGATGTCTACCGTCCTGGTCATTCTGATTTTGTGTACGATAACAAATATGGCTTTAGAGACTATAGAGGCAGCGGACGTGCATCAGGAAGAGAAACCTCAGGAAGGGTTGCAGCTGGTGCCATCGCAAAAAAACTACTAGCCTCATTAGGCGTAGAAATTACTGCCTATACATCATCTGTAGGTCCAATATCCATCAATCGTGACAAATTCGATAAATCAGAAATATTAAAAAACCCATTCTATATGCCTGATGTAGACGCTTCAAAAGAAGCAGAACAATACTTAATTGATATTATGAAAGACCAAAACTCATCTGGTGGCACCATAGAATGTATCGTCAACAATGTTCCAAAAGGATTAGGGGAACCTGTATTTGATAAATGCGATGCCCTCCTTGCAAAAGCTATAATGTCAATCGGTGCAGTAAAAGCAGTCGAAATAGGAAGTGGCACCAATGCATCAAAAATGACTGGCTTTGAACACAACGACTTCTATGACATAGAATCCGACAATGTTGTAAAACAAACCAATAACGCAGGTGGAATCGTTGGTGGTATCACAGACGGAAGCCAAATCTTCCTAAAAGCAACCATAAAGCCAACCCCATCCATAGAAAAAACACAACCAACCATCAACAGCTTCGGCGAAAAAATAGACATCAACATCCACGGCCGCCACGACCCAATCATCGTACCAAGAGCCGTAGTAGTCGTAGAAGCAATGGTAGCCCTAACACTAGTAGACCTACTACTAAAAAGCATGACCTCAAGAATGGATTTAATTAAAAAAGTATTTAATTAA